One window of the Microbispora sp. ZYX-F-249 genome contains the following:
- a CDS encoding sulfate/molybdate ABC transporter ATP-binding protein, whose protein sequence is MAIEVRDVNKSFGATPVLRDVSLDVAAGSLTALLGPSGGGKSTLLRVIAGLERPDTGAVRISGVDATRLSPQRRNVGFVFQHYAAFKHLTVFRNVAFGLEIRKRPKDEIRKRVMELLELVHLEKLADRYPSQLSGGQRQRMALARALAVEPEVLLLDEPFGALDAQVRKELRAWLRRLHDEVHVTTVFVTHDQEEAIEVADTIVVLAGGEVVQAGSPGEVYDNPANPFVMRFLGPVTELGGNLVRPHDIEISQDPVEGGSPAVVSRVVRLGFEVRVEVEIGGQDAWVQVTREQADRLGLGPGDTVHLRPAPGARSLALAL, encoded by the coding sequence ATGGCAATTGAGGTACGCGACGTGAACAAGTCGTTCGGGGCCACGCCGGTCCTGCGCGACGTGTCGCTGGACGTCGCCGCGGGGTCGCTCACCGCGCTGCTCGGCCCGAGCGGCGGGGGCAAGTCGACGCTGCTGCGGGTGATCGCCGGTCTGGAACGGCCCGACACCGGCGCGGTCCGGATCTCCGGCGTAGACGCCACCCGGCTGTCCCCGCAGCGGCGCAACGTCGGCTTCGTGTTCCAGCACTACGCCGCCTTCAAGCACCTCACGGTCTTCCGCAACGTGGCCTTCGGGCTGGAGATCCGCAAGCGGCCCAAGGACGAGATCCGCAAGCGGGTGATGGAGCTGCTGGAGCTGGTCCACCTGGAGAAACTGGCCGACCGCTACCCGTCCCAGCTGTCGGGAGGCCAGCGCCAGCGCATGGCCCTGGCCCGGGCGCTCGCGGTGGAGCCCGAGGTGCTGCTGCTGGACGAGCCGTTCGGCGCCCTGGACGCGCAGGTGCGCAAGGAGTTGCGGGCGTGGCTGCGCCGGCTGCACGACGAGGTCCACGTCACCACCGTGTTCGTCACCCACGACCAGGAGGAGGCCATCGAGGTCGCCGACACGATCGTGGTGCTGGCCGGGGGCGAGGTCGTGCAGGCCGGCAGCCCCGGCGAGGTGTACGACAACCCGGCCAACCCGTTCGTCATGCGCTTCCTGGGCCCGGTCACCGAGCTCGGCGGCAACCTGGTCCGCCCGCACGACATCGAGATCAGCCAGGACCCCGTCGAGGGCGGCTCGCCCGCCGTGGTCTCCCGCGTCGTACGGCTCGGCTTCGAGGTGCGCGTGGAGGTGGAGATCGGCGGGCAGGACGCGTGGGTCCAGGTGACGCGGGAGCAGGCCGACCGGCTCGGTCTCGGGCCGGGCGACACCGTGCACCTGCGGCCCGCGCCCGGCGCCCGGTCCCTGGCCCTCGCGCTGTGA
- a CDS encoding LCP family protein → MGHVDVRPAPPAEEDLPAPPPPRTPPKWRAWLWVTLSGALGVLTGAATFAVGGYVKLTGNVKHETVTQKDLGGDEARPQKISKALNVLIVGSDQRNGANAKYGRFPGERTDTIILAHISPNRDGAVLISFPRDSLVALPACPAKGNLPGQRPHVGMINESFNSGGIGCTWKTIEGLTNIHIDHFVKVDFTGFKAMVNALDGVQVCLPQAVHDKKALLDLPAGKQVLKGEQALGYVRARYSLGDGSDIGRIQRQQMFLASMAKKAMSGETLTNPATLFGFLDAVTKSITTDPDLTIGVMKDLATSAQGLTAGQIRFVTTPWRYSITNPGRVEWVQPQAQRLFRMVAADQIAKNVKSGEQKIPKSQIHILVRNGSGQQGLGTQVAAELEQRGYHIVKVEQAPRPYAKTVVAYSKNGESRASRLYRELKKSRSRLVPTATTQTLVLGIGADWNGMKPPRTLDDVEGFDATQDSCTAS, encoded by the coding sequence GTGGGTCACGTCGACGTCCGTCCCGCGCCCCCGGCGGAGGAGGACCTCCCGGCGCCGCCGCCGCCCCGGACGCCCCCCAAGTGGCGGGCATGGCTGTGGGTCACGTTGTCGGGAGCGCTGGGCGTGCTCACGGGCGCCGCCACGTTCGCCGTCGGCGGGTACGTCAAGCTGACCGGCAACGTCAAGCACGAGACGGTGACCCAGAAGGATCTCGGGGGCGACGAGGCGCGTCCACAGAAGATCAGTAAGGCGCTCAACGTGCTGATCGTGGGCTCGGACCAGCGCAACGGCGCCAACGCCAAATACGGCAGGTTCCCCGGTGAGCGCACCGACACGATCATCCTGGCGCACATCTCCCCCAACCGGGACGGCGCGGTGCTGATCAGCTTCCCGCGCGACTCGCTCGTCGCCCTCCCCGCCTGCCCGGCCAAGGGCAACCTGCCGGGCCAGCGGCCACACGTCGGGATGATCAACGAGTCGTTCAACTCCGGCGGCATCGGCTGCACCTGGAAGACGATCGAGGGCCTCACGAACATCCACATCGACCACTTCGTGAAGGTCGACTTCACCGGTTTCAAGGCGATGGTGAACGCGCTGGACGGCGTGCAGGTCTGCCTGCCGCAGGCCGTCCACGACAAGAAGGCGCTGCTCGACCTGCCCGCCGGCAAGCAGGTGCTCAAGGGCGAGCAGGCGCTCGGGTACGTCCGCGCCCGCTACAGCCTCGGCGACGGCTCCGACATCGGCCGGATCCAGCGTCAGCAGATGTTCCTCGCCTCGATGGCCAAGAAGGCCATGAGCGGCGAGACGCTGACCAACCCCGCCACTCTGTTCGGCTTCCTCGACGCCGTGACCAAGTCGATCACCACCGACCCCGACCTCACGATCGGCGTGATGAAGGACCTCGCGACGAGCGCGCAGGGCCTGACCGCCGGGCAGATCCGCTTCGTCACCACGCCCTGGCGCTACTCCATCACCAACCCCGGGCGGGTCGAGTGGGTGCAGCCGCAGGCCCAGCGGCTGTTCAGGATGGTCGCCGCCGACCAGATCGCCAAGAACGTCAAGAGCGGCGAGCAGAAGATCCCCAAGTCGCAGATCCACATCCTGGTGCGCAACGGCAGTGGGCAGCAGGGGCTCGGCACCCAGGTGGCCGCGGAGCTGGAGCAGCGCGGCTACCACATCGTCAAGGTCGAGCAGGCGCCCCGGCCGTACGCCAAGACCGTGGTGGCGTACTCGAAGAACGGCGAGAGCCGGGCGTCGCGGCTGTACCGCGAACTCAAGAAGTCGCGCTCCCGCCTGGTGCCCACGGCCACCACGCAGACCCTCGTGCTGGGGATCGGGGCCGACTGGAACGGAATGAAGCCCCCCAGGACGCTCGACGACGTGGAGGGCTTCGACGCCACTCAGGACAGCTGCACGGCCTCCTGA
- a CDS encoding ATP-binding protein yields the protein MRVAFVGKGGSGKTTLSSLFARYATRRGPVVAIDADINQHLGLALGLPVDAAEPPPPLGGMLTEIKDYLRGDNPLIRDAASMVKTTPPGRGSRLIRLDDPFFPSRRVEGVSLMVTGPFEEDDLGVACYHSKLGAVELYLNHLVDGPGEYVVVDMTAGADSFASGLFTRFDLTILVAEPTRQGVSVYRQYRDHAAGFDVQIAVVGNKVHSPEDVGFLREHVGDDLLTWFGHSPAIRGMEQGRPFTLDDLEPAGRQALATLLDRLDAQPKDWPKFGRQAAEFHLRNAHAWANRATGQDLAAQIDPGFVYGPAVATQ from the coding sequence ATGCGAGTGGCGTTCGTCGGCAAGGGCGGAAGCGGCAAGACCACGCTGTCGTCGCTGTTCGCGAGATACGCGACGCGGAGAGGGCCGGTCGTCGCCATCGACGCCGACATCAACCAGCACCTCGGCCTGGCCCTGGGCCTGCCTGTGGACGCGGCCGAGCCACCGCCTCCGCTGGGCGGGATGCTCACCGAGATCAAGGACTACCTGCGCGGCGACAATCCGTTGATCCGCGACGCGGCCTCCATGGTCAAGACGACCCCGCCGGGGCGCGGCTCGCGGCTGATCCGGCTGGACGACCCGTTCTTCCCGTCCCGCCGTGTCGAGGGCGTCTCGCTCATGGTCACCGGCCCGTTCGAGGAGGACGACCTCGGCGTCGCCTGCTACCACTCCAAGCTCGGCGCGGTCGAGCTCTACCTCAACCACCTGGTCGACGGCCCCGGCGAGTACGTCGTGGTGGACATGACCGCCGGGGCGGACTCCTTCGCCTCCGGGTTGTTCACCCGGTTCGACCTCACGATCCTGGTCGCCGAGCCGACCCGGCAGGGCGTGAGCGTCTACCGGCAGTATCGCGACCACGCCGCCGGGTTCGACGTCCAGATCGCCGTCGTGGGCAACAAGGTCCACTCGCCGGAGGACGTCGGCTTCCTCCGCGAGCACGTCGGCGACGACCTGCTGACCTGGTTCGGCCACTCCCCCGCCATCCGCGGCATGGAGCAGGGCCGGCCGTTCACGCTCGACGACCTGGAGCCCGCCGGCCGCCAGGCCCTCGCCACCCTGCTCGACCGGCTCGACGCGCAGCCCAAGGACTGGCCGAAGTTCGGCAGGCAGGCGGCCGAATTCCACCTCAGGAACGCCCACGCGTGGGCGAACCGCGCCACCGGACAGGACCTGGCCGCACAGATCGACCCCGGCTTCGTGTACGGCCCCGCCGTCGCCACCCAATGA
- a CDS encoding glucose 1-dehydrogenase, giving the protein MSRFVGKFAVVTGAARGIGAAIARRLAAEGAAVACVDLTADRCASIVDEITVTGGRAVAFGCDVSDSGQVEALVAGVMGEFGRIDVLVNNAGLTRDNLLFRMSEEDWDKVVDVNLKGVFLMSRAVQKHMVEQRAGAIVNLSSRSALGNRGQANYSAAKAGIQGLTATMAIELGPFGVRVNAVAPGYVATPMTEATAVRLGVTPEEHQATMAQAVPLRRVAQPTEIASVVAFFASDDASYVTGQTLYVNGGPR; this is encoded by the coding sequence ATGTCACGGTTCGTCGGGAAGTTCGCGGTGGTCACGGGTGCGGCGCGGGGGATCGGGGCGGCGATCGCACGTCGGCTGGCGGCGGAAGGTGCGGCGGTGGCGTGCGTGGACCTTACGGCGGACCGGTGCGCCTCGATCGTGGACGAGATCACTGTGACCGGGGGGAGGGCGGTCGCGTTCGGATGTGACGTCTCCGACAGTGGTCAGGTCGAGGCGCTGGTGGCGGGCGTGATGGGCGAGTTCGGGCGGATCGACGTGCTGGTGAACAACGCCGGGCTCACCCGCGACAACCTGCTGTTCCGTATGTCGGAGGAAGACTGGGACAAGGTCGTGGACGTGAACCTCAAGGGCGTCTTCCTCATGAGCCGGGCCGTACAGAAGCACATGGTGGAGCAGCGGGCGGGAGCGATCGTCAACCTGTCGAGCCGGTCGGCGCTGGGGAACCGGGGGCAGGCCAACTATTCGGCGGCCAAGGCGGGCATCCAGGGGCTGACCGCGACCATGGCGATCGAGCTGGGCCCGTTCGGCGTGCGGGTGAACGCGGTCGCGCCCGGGTACGTCGCGACGCCGATGACCGAGGCGACGGCCGTGCGACTCGGGGTGACGCCGGAGGAGCACCAGGCCACGATGGCGCAGGCGGTGCCGTTGCGGCGGGTAGCACAGCCGACCGAGATCGCGTCGGTGGTGGCGTTCTTCGCCTCGGACGACGCGTCGTACGTCACGGGCCAGACGTTGTACGTCAACGGCGGCCCGCGGTAG
- a CDS encoding RrF2 family transcriptional regulator: MRLSVRTQYALRAAAELAAAAPGPVPAERIAAAQRIPRRFLDNILLQMRRAGLINSQRGPDGGYWLARPAEQITLADVVFIMEGAPQDSEGFHGVAEPLGYVWTALRDHEQATLTEVTLAHIATGALPPL; this comes from the coding sequence ATGCGGCTTTCCGTACGGACCCAGTACGCCCTGCGCGCCGCCGCCGAACTGGCCGCGGCGGCGCCGGGGCCGGTTCCGGCCGAGCGGATCGCGGCCGCGCAGCGCATTCCGCGGCGGTTCCTCGACAACATCCTGCTGCAGATGCGGCGGGCCGGCCTCATCAACAGCCAGCGCGGGCCCGACGGCGGCTACTGGCTCGCGCGGCCCGCCGAGCAGATCACGCTCGCCGACGTCGTGTTCATCATGGAGGGGGCGCCGCAGGACAGCGAGGGTTTCCACGGCGTCGCCGAACCGCTGGGATACGTCTGGACGGCGCTGCGCGACCACGAGCAGGCGACGCTCACCGAGGTCACACTCGCCCACATCGCGACGGGAGCGCTGCCACCCCTCTGA
- a CDS encoding serine/threonine-protein kinase produces the protein MGTAGQLIVGRYRLVRALGHGRAGLVWEGRDTLLDRPVAIREILLPPDLSETARLRLVQRISREVRQAERLRHPHIAAVHDVAEENDTPYVVTELVPSRSLDGVVSGDGPLPAAEAARIARAVLSALTHAHADGVRHGDVRPANVLLAHDGRVLLADFGVSIPATDPAFARAPETGDRGPRTYLAPERAAGGPRTVAADLWSLGATLHLAVTGRPPSVPPGPLEETPEELRAVLTGLLAREPRRRIDAETADRLLAEVEPPAPDRPVRRGPGRTRLLTGLAAGVLVACAVGGWAVLRPGGHEGRAGTGAVASPVSPSASVTSPASVTSPASGRRLKLRWHTSGAGWRAGVPRGWTREEGPYSTSWRSPDGAAAFTVEVTAQRGTDPLAALGEAEEILRPAAKSYRRFRLESVSDEHGPAADWEFAWIPRKASARDHLAKGVEYRQYRRVISTGTTTSVLTWTTPAAGWDALRPTLAKVLSLFRPA, from the coding sequence ATGGGTACTGCTGGGCAGCTCATCGTCGGGCGATACCGGCTGGTCCGCGCCCTCGGCCACGGCCGCGCCGGGCTGGTGTGGGAGGGCCGCGACACGCTGCTCGACCGGCCCGTCGCGATCCGCGAGATCCTGCTGCCCCCCGATCTGAGCGAGACCGCGCGGCTGCGGCTCGTCCAGCGGATCTCCCGCGAGGTCCGCCAGGCCGAACGGCTGCGCCATCCCCACATCGCCGCCGTCCACGACGTCGCCGAAGAGAACGACACGCCGTACGTCGTGACGGAACTGGTTCCCTCGCGCTCACTCGACGGGGTGGTCTCCGGCGACGGGCCCCTGCCCGCCGCCGAGGCCGCGCGCATCGCCCGCGCGGTGCTGTCCGCGCTCACGCACGCCCACGCGGACGGCGTACGGCACGGCGACGTCCGGCCGGCCAACGTGCTCCTCGCGCACGACGGGCGGGTGCTGCTCGCCGACTTCGGCGTGTCGATCCCGGCCACCGACCCGGCGTTCGCCCGCGCTCCGGAGACCGGCGACCGGGGGCCCCGGACGTACCTCGCCCCCGAACGGGCCGCCGGCGGCCCGCGCACGGTCGCCGCCGACCTGTGGTCGCTGGGCGCCACCCTCCACCTGGCCGTCACCGGCCGGCCGCCGTCCGTCCCTCCGGGACCGCTCGAGGAGACGCCCGAGGAGCTCCGCGCGGTGCTGACCGGGCTGCTGGCCCGGGAGCCCCGGCGGCGGATCGACGCGGAGACCGCCGACCGCCTGCTCGCCGAGGTCGAACCGCCCGCCCCGGACCGGCCCGTACGCCGGGGGCCCGGCCGTACCCGGCTCCTCACCGGACTGGCGGCGGGCGTCCTGGTCGCGTGCGCGGTAGGGGGATGGGCGGTGCTGCGGCCCGGCGGTCACGAAGGCCGGGCCGGGACCGGGGCGGTCGCCTCCCCCGTCTCCCCGTCGGCGTCCGTCACTTCGCCGGCGTCCGTCACTTCGCCGGCGTCCGGCCGGCGGCTGAAGCTGAGGTGGCACACGTCCGGCGCCGGGTGGCGGGCCGGCGTGCCCCGCGGCTGGACCCGTGAGGAGGGGCCGTACTCGACCTCGTGGCGCTCGCCGGACGGCGCGGCGGCGTTCACGGTGGAGGTGACCGCGCAGCGCGGCACCGACCCTCTGGCGGCGCTCGGCGAGGCGGAGGAGATTCTCCGCCCGGCCGCCAAGTCCTACCGGCGGTTCCGGCTCGAGTCCGTGAGCGACGAGCACGGTCCCGCCGCCGACTGGGAGTTCGCCTGGATTCCGCGCAAGGCGTCCGCCCGGGACCATCTGGCCAAGGGAGTGGAGTATCGCCAGTACCGCCGGGTGATCTCCACGGGCACGACGACGAGCGTGCTCACCTGGACCACCCCCGCCGCCGGGTGGGATGCCCTGCGGCCCACGCTCGCCAAGGTGCTCTCGCTCTTCCGACCGGCCTGA
- the cysT gene encoding sulfate ABC transporter permease subunit CysT, with the protein MRRSRVAGGTAAGLGIAVLYLSLIVLIPLAAVVWRSADEGPGYFWRSVTTPDAWAALTLTIGASALVALVNLVMGTVIAWVLVRDRFPGRAVLDTIIDLPFALPTIVAGLVLLALYGPQSPLGINLAYSRAGVVLALMFVTLPFVVRTVQPVLLELDTEMEQAAASLGAKPFQTFRRIILPNLIPAMLSGTALAFTRAIAEFGSTVLISGNLPFKTQVAAVNIFSQIEGDNTTGAAAISTVLLVVALVALIALDVLQRWGSRRG; encoded by the coding sequence GTGAGACGGTCACGCGTGGCCGGCGGCACCGCCGCCGGCCTCGGCATCGCGGTCCTGTATCTGAGCCTCATCGTGCTGATCCCGCTGGCCGCCGTGGTCTGGCGCTCGGCGGACGAGGGGCCCGGATACTTCTGGCGCTCGGTCACCACCCCCGACGCCTGGGCCGCGCTCACCCTGACCATCGGCGCCTCGGCGCTCGTCGCCCTGGTCAACCTGGTCATGGGCACGGTCATCGCCTGGGTGCTGGTCCGCGACCGATTCCCCGGCCGGGCCGTGCTGGACACGATCATCGACCTGCCGTTCGCGCTGCCGACCATCGTCGCCGGTCTCGTCCTGCTCGCGTTGTACGGCCCGCAGTCCCCCCTCGGGATCAACCTGGCCTACAGCAGGGCCGGAGTCGTGCTGGCGCTGATGTTCGTCACGCTGCCGTTCGTCGTCCGTACGGTGCAGCCGGTCCTGCTGGAGCTCGACACGGAGATGGAGCAGGCGGCGGCCTCGCTCGGCGCGAAGCCGTTCCAGACCTTCCGCCGGATCATCCTGCCGAACCTGATCCCCGCGATGCTGTCGGGCACCGCCCTCGCCTTCACCCGGGCGATCGCCGAGTTCGGCTCGACCGTGCTCATCTCGGGCAACCTGCCGTTCAAGACGCAGGTCGCGGCGGTGAACATCTTCAGCCAGATCGAGGGTGACAACACCACGGGCGCGGCCGCGATCTCGACGGTCCTGCTCGTCGTGGCCCTCGTGGCGCTGATCGCGCTCGACGTCCTGCAACGCTGGGGGAGCCGCCGTGGCTAA
- a CDS encoding sulfate ABC transporter substrate-binding protein encodes MRVRGLGAIAAAVMATTTLVTACGGDSDAGGGDGGGGKVRLALVAYSTPQAAFEDIIKAFQKTPEGKNITFTQSFGASGDQSRAVANGLKADIVEFSLETDITRLVKAGIVAEDWNSGPTGGILTKSVVVIGTRKGNPKGLKTWDDLVKPEVEVITPNPFTSGAARWNLLAGYGYKSSKGADQAAGLTYLDALLKNVPVQDDSGRKALQTFTGGKGDALLTYENEAIFAQQNGQELDYVIPDSTLLIENPVAVTKNSAHPAEAAAFLKYLYSVEAQTIFAKNGYRPVVDGVTGFDWPAPPQLFTIRDLGGWDKITTEFFDAKTGKVAEIERKLGVATEK; translated from the coding sequence ATGAGAGTGCGCGGGCTCGGGGCCATCGCAGCCGCCGTCATGGCGACGACCACCCTGGTCACCGCCTGCGGGGGAGACAGCGACGCCGGCGGGGGCGACGGCGGAGGCGGCAAGGTCCGGTTGGCGCTGGTCGCCTACTCCACCCCCCAGGCGGCGTTCGAGGACATCATCAAGGCGTTCCAGAAGACGCCCGAGGGCAAGAACATCACCTTCACCCAGTCGTTCGGCGCGTCCGGCGACCAGAGCCGCGCCGTGGCGAACGGCCTCAAGGCGGACATCGTCGAGTTCTCCCTGGAGACCGACATCACCCGGCTCGTGAAGGCCGGCATCGTCGCGGAGGACTGGAACTCCGGTCCCACCGGGGGGATCCTCACGAAGTCCGTCGTCGTCATCGGCACCCGCAAGGGCAACCCCAAGGGCCTCAAGACCTGGGACGACCTCGTCAAGCCCGAGGTCGAGGTCATCACGCCCAACCCGTTCACCTCCGGTGCCGCCCGCTGGAACCTCCTCGCGGGTTACGGCTACAAGTCGAGCAAGGGCGCCGACCAGGCCGCCGGGCTCACGTACCTCGACGCGCTGCTCAAGAACGTGCCGGTCCAGGACGACAGCGGCCGCAAGGCGCTGCAGACCTTCACCGGCGGCAAGGGCGACGCGCTCCTCACGTACGAGAACGAGGCCATCTTCGCCCAGCAGAACGGCCAGGAGCTGGACTACGTCATTCCGGACTCGACGCTCCTGATCGAGAACCCGGTGGCCGTGACCAAGAACAGCGCCCACCCCGCGGAGGCCGCGGCCTTCCTCAAGTACCTCTACTCGGTCGAGGCTCAGACGATCTTCGCCAAGAACGGCTACCGCCCGGTCGTCGACGGCGTGACCGGTTTCGACTGGCCCGCCCCGCCGCAGCTGTTCACGATCCGGGACCTCGGTGGCTGGGACAAGATCACGACCGAGTTCTTCGACGCGAAGACCGGCAAGGTCGCGGAGATCGAACGCAAGCTCGGCGTGGCGACAGAGAAGTGA
- a CDS encoding sulfate ABC transporter permease subunit — MAKHVLRLVAVVYVLFLLILPVGLIVWRTFGDGLGPFAEALTSPSALHAFKVTLTVAGWAVVANTIFGVGAALLLVRHEFPGKRLLGAFIDLPMAVSPVVVGLALVLVYGRFAPVGGLLESWGIQVIFSTPGMVLATVFVALPLVVRAIVPVLEELGDEQEQAAHTLGAGRLQVFARITLPGIRWALAYGVVLCLARSLGEYGAVAVVSGRLVDQTQTLTLFVEERFQNFDQPAAFAAATALALIAVVTLLLTKLLRPKDRSHGN; from the coding sequence GTGGCTAAGCACGTCCTGCGCCTGGTCGCGGTCGTCTACGTCCTGTTCCTGCTGATCCTGCCCGTGGGGCTGATCGTCTGGCGGACCTTCGGCGACGGGCTCGGCCCGTTCGCCGAGGCGCTGACCTCCCCGTCGGCCCTGCACGCGTTCAAGGTGACGCTCACGGTCGCCGGGTGGGCCGTCGTGGCGAACACGATCTTCGGGGTCGGCGCCGCACTGCTGCTCGTCCGGCACGAGTTCCCCGGCAAGCGGCTGCTGGGGGCGTTCATCGACCTGCCGATGGCCGTCTCGCCGGTCGTCGTCGGGCTCGCGCTCGTCCTCGTGTACGGACGCTTCGCCCCCGTCGGCGGCCTCCTGGAGAGCTGGGGAATCCAGGTGATCTTCTCCACCCCCGGCATGGTGCTTGCCACGGTGTTCGTGGCGCTGCCGCTCGTCGTGCGTGCCATCGTGCCGGTCCTGGAGGAGCTCGGCGACGAGCAGGAGCAGGCCGCGCACACGCTGGGCGCCGGCCGCCTCCAGGTGTTCGCCCGCATCACGCTGCCCGGCATCCGCTGGGCCCTCGCCTACGGGGTGGTGCTCTGCCTGGCCCGTTCGCTCGGCGAGTACGGCGCGGTCGCGGTGGTTTCCGGCCGCCTCGTGGACCAGACCCAGACGCTGACCCTGTTCGTCGAGGAGCGGTTCCAGAACTTCGACCAGCCGGCCGCGTTCGCCGCCGCCACGGCCCTCGCCCTGATCGCCGTGGTCACCCTGCTGCTCACCAAGCTCCTGCGCCCGAAGGATCGGTCTCATGGCAATTGA
- a CDS encoding HNH endonuclease signature motif containing protein gives MGALLGAALRSAWGTVPGLLLATGQVLPISSLHRLARTSTLVRLVINAEGQVLDMGRKVRLATPAQRRAIYARYATCWIDGCPLPATRCQIDHADNWSSGGLTDLKLLGPACQFHNRDRYHNPDRYTRHKVGKDRWAFTYHRRPGARPLRISCCA, from the coding sequence GTGGGGGCGCTGCTGGGCGCGGCGTTGAGAAGCGCGTGGGGGACGGTGCCGGGGTTGCTGCTGGCGACCGGGCAGGTGCTGCCCATCTCCAGCCTGCACCGGCTGGCCCGCACCTCCACCCTCGTGCGCCTGGTCATAAACGCCGAGGGACAGGTCCTGGACATGGGCCGCAAGGTCAGATTGGCCACCCCCGCCCAGCGGCGGGCCATCTACGCCCGCTACGCCACCTGCTGGATCGACGGCTGCCCCCTGCCCGCCACCCGATGCCAGATCGACCACGCCGACAACTGGAGCAGCGGCGGGCTGACCGACCTCAAACTGCTCGGCCCGGCCTGCCAGTTCCACAACCGCGACCGCTACCACAACCCCGACCGCTACACCCGCCACAAGGTCGGCAAGGACCGCTGGGCCTTCACCTACCACCGCCGGCCGGGAGCCCGGCCGCTGCGGATCTCGTGCTGTGCGTAG
- a CDS encoding LLM class flavin-dependent oxidoreductase: protein MRIGVFLVAAGFPGRAPGDVLRGTVEAIEAAERAGFDDAWIAEHHFMSYGVCPSAVTLAAVALGRTSQITVGTAVSVLSAQHPIALAEQAAILHHVSDGRFRLGVGRGGPWLELEVFGTGTARFERGFPEALDLLCAALNGGPVAADGEFFRFREVSMVPQARMSPVVACTSDGTVRLAAQRGLPMLLGLHIGDEERAEMVAAYDAYAADEAPPAAHVGAALGYVADTTEQAVREMRESLPRWLGPGLAGYVPVDGRPPPRRDIPEYVDLLCRIHPVGSAEHCVEKITTTVARTGLRHLILMVEGAGDRVRTLENIARLGAEVLPAVRRSEPGAV from the coding sequence ATGAGGATCGGGGTCTTCCTCGTCGCGGCAGGTTTTCCGGGCAGGGCGCCCGGGGACGTGCTGCGCGGCACGGTGGAGGCGATCGAGGCCGCCGAAAGGGCCGGCTTCGACGACGCCTGGATCGCCGAGCACCACTTCATGTCGTACGGCGTGTGCCCGTCGGCGGTGACGCTGGCGGCCGTGGCGCTCGGCCGGACTTCACAGATCACGGTGGGGACGGCGGTCAGCGTGCTGTCGGCTCAGCATCCGATCGCGCTGGCGGAGCAGGCGGCGATTCTCCATCACGTGTCGGACGGCAGGTTCCGGCTCGGTGTCGGGCGTGGGGGCCCGTGGCTGGAGCTTGAGGTCTTCGGCACCGGCACGGCGAGGTTCGAGCGGGGTTTCCCCGAAGCGCTCGATCTGCTGTGCGCGGCCCTGAACGGCGGCCCGGTGGCGGCGGACGGCGAGTTCTTCCGGTTCCGGGAGGTCTCGATGGTCCCGCAGGCCCGGATGTCGCCGGTCGTCGCCTGCACGTCGGACGGCACGGTCCGGCTCGCCGCCCAGCGGGGGCTGCCCATGCTGCTCGGCTTGCACATCGGCGACGAGGAGCGGGCGGAGATGGTCGCCGCCTACGACGCGTACGCCGCCGACGAGGCGCCCCCGGCAGCCCATGTGGGAGCCGCGCTCGGCTATGTCGCGGACACGACCGAGCAGGCCGTACGGGAGATGCGGGAGTCGTTGCCGCGCTGGCTCGGGCCGGGACTGGCCGGATACGTTCCCGTGGACGGCCGGCCGCCGCCGCGGCGCGACATTCCGGAGTACGTGGACCTGCTGTGCCGGATCCACCCCGTGGGATCCGCGGAGCACTGTGTGGAGAAGATCACCACGACGGTGGCGCGGACCGGGCTGCGGCACCTCATCCTGATGGTCGAGGGCGCCGGGGACCGCGTGCGGACGCTGGAGAACATCGCCCGCCTCGGCGCCGAGGTGCTTCCCGCGGTGCGGCGAAGCGAGCCGGGGGCGGTGTGA
- a CDS encoding SCO5389 family protein gives MSLSVPNDLLDQARAGEVDDAAFVACVRDSLPYAWATITALVERRDRSGADFADNQVPPPDETARGQLLRCLASDAMRGALERHFGVRLAFQNCHRVAVFRPEATDAYREFVTPRAQILNQSPELVDC, from the coding sequence ATGTCGCTGTCCGTGCCCAACGACCTGCTCGACCAGGCCCGCGCCGGTGAGGTGGACGACGCGGCCTTCGTCGCCTGCGTCCGCGACTCCCTGCCGTACGCCTGGGCGACGATCACCGCACTGGTCGAGCGGCGGGACCGGTCCGGCGCCGACTTCGCCGACAACCAGGTGCCGCCGCCCGACGAGACCGCCCGTGGTCAGCTGCTGCGCTGCCTGGCCAGCGACGCGATGCGCGGCGCCCTCGAAAGGCACTTCGGCGTACGGCTGGCCTTCCAGAACTGCCACCGCGTCGCCGTGTTCCGGCCGGAGGCCACCGACGCCTACCGCGAGTTCGTCACGCCCCGCGCGCAGATCCTGAACCAGAGCCCGGAACTGGTCGACTGCTGA